A genomic segment from Dehalococcoidia bacterium encodes:
- the def gene encoding peptide deformylase, translating into MPCIEATEVINVEAMAAALLYDMKKYGGCGLAANQVGFKHRVCVIAVGDMTPIVLVNPLIIKEKKPRRVREGCLSLPGIEVEIERPMYVKVKAMDERWNTRKYTFTGSQAQVARHEIDHLNGILMIDYLETYDREVKERLLRGAVYKRKTGLEGLVE; encoded by the coding sequence GTGCCTTGTATAGAGGCTACTGAGGTGATAAACGTGGAGGCGATGGCCGCCGCGCTACTCTACGACATGAAGAAATACGGCGGGTGCGGCCTGGCCGCGAATCAGGTGGGCTTCAAGCACCGGGTGTGCGTTATAGCCGTGGGCGACATGACGCCCATCGTCTTAGTAAACCCTCTGATAATCAAAGAGAAGAAGCCGCGGCGCGTCAGGGAAGGCTGCCTGTCCCTGCCCGGAATAGAGGTTGAGATAGAGCGTCCCATGTACGTAAAAGTCAAAGCCATGGACGAGCGCTGGAACACTAGAAAATACACGTTCACAGGGTCGCAAGCCCAGGTGGCCCGGCACGAGATCGACCACCTGAACGGGATACTGATGATCGATTACCTCGAGACATACGACAGGGAAGTGAAGGAGCGGCTCCTGAGAGGGGCGGTATACAAGAGAAAGACCGGTCTGGAGGGGTTGGTTGAGTAA